The following are encoded in a window of Aromatoleum petrolei genomic DNA:
- a CDS encoding Eco57I restriction-modification methylase domain-containing protein produces the protein MNAPLRARDVAVLGQVFTPEAVVRAMLALRRNRGRVLEPSCGDGAFLRHLPGAVGIEYDAAHCPPGATRMDFFAYPESERFDTIIGNPPYVRFQDIPAATRELLHDEHFDGRSNLYLFFIEKCLRHLAPGGELIFITPRDFLKVTSAVKLNRLMMAGGTITDAIELGDARVFDDAVPNCLIWRFEKGNFERSVRHAEIGVADRLADALAAPAWQTRHLVECAGHLMFARGDYPLRLFDVAFVKVGAVSGADDIYADAAAGNRDFVCSATVKSGATRRMLWVDPEDPPPAALLPHKARLIARRVNNFDERNWWHWGRSYYQSGRPRVYVNGRTRRPQPFFLHDCPHYDGAVLAVFPRREDVDLAALRDALNAVDWGDLGFVCDGRFIFTQRSLENAPLPEHFRVFAAV, from the coding sequence ATGAATGCGCCGCTGCGCGCCCGCGATGTCGCCGTGCTCGGCCAGGTGTTCACGCCGGAGGCGGTGGTGCGGGCGATGCTCGCGCTGCGCCGTAACCGCGGCCGTGTGCTGGAGCCATCCTGCGGCGACGGGGCCTTCCTGCGTCATCTGCCGGGCGCGGTCGGTATCGAGTACGACGCCGCGCACTGCCCGCCCGGCGCCACGCGGATGGACTTCTTCGCCTACCCGGAAAGCGAGCGTTTCGACACCATCATCGGCAATCCGCCCTACGTGCGGTTCCAGGACATCCCGGCCGCGACGCGGGAATTGCTGCACGACGAGCATTTCGACGGACGTTCCAACCTGTATCTCTTTTTCATCGAGAAGTGCCTGCGCCACCTCGCGCCGGGCGGCGAGCTGATCTTCATCACGCCGCGCGACTTTCTCAAGGTGACGTCCGCGGTGAAGCTCAACCGCCTGATGATGGCGGGCGGCACGATCACCGACGCGATCGAGCTCGGCGACGCGCGCGTATTTGACGACGCGGTGCCCAACTGCCTGATCTGGCGCTTCGAGAAGGGCAACTTCGAGCGCAGCGTGCGCCATGCGGAAATCGGCGTCGCCGATCGCCTCGCGGATGCGCTTGCGGCCCCGGCGTGGCAGACGCGCCACCTCGTGGAGTGCGCCGGCCACCTGATGTTCGCGCGTGGCGACTATCCGCTGCGGCTGTTCGACGTCGCCTTCGTCAAGGTCGGAGCGGTGTCCGGCGCCGACGATATCTATGCCGACGCGGCCGCCGGCAACCGCGACTTCGTGTGCTCGGCGACGGTGAAGAGCGGCGCCACGCGGCGCATGCTGTGGGTGGATCCCGAAGATCCGCCGCCCGCGGCGCTGCTGCCGCACAAGGCGCGCCTGATCGCGCGCCGCGTGAACAACTTCGATGAGCGCAACTGGTGGCACTGGGGGCGCAGCTATTACCAGTCCGGGCGTCCGCGGGTGTATGTGAATGGGCGCACGCGCCGGCCGCAGCCCTTCTTCCTGCACGACTGCCCGCACTACGACGGGGCGGTGCTGGCGGTGTTTCCGCGGCGCGAGGACGTCGACCTCGCGGCCTTGCGCGACGCGTTGAATGCCGTCGATTGGGGCGACCTCGGCTTCGTCTGCGACGGGCGTTTCATCTTCACCCAGCGCAGCCTCGAGAACGCGCCGCTGCCCGAGCACTTTCGCGTCTTTGCCGCGGTCTGA
- a CDS encoding EcsC family protein, producing the protein MSLSPAELAELQQARTLLDNPGLAARIGDALGSPIERGFEMLPKRWNAAVMGATRKAIETALDVALRTLDHERRDAPANRWHKLAVGTTGAAGGAFGLAALAIELPVSTTIMLRSIADVARSEGEDLRSLDARLQCLQVLALGGRATGDDAAETAYFAARAAMAKAVSEAARFLAQQGAVVHGAPVVVRLIAQIASRFSITVSQKVAAQAVPVLGAVGGAVINTVFIDHFQDMARGHFIVRRLERQHGADEVRRVYNGVAGRR; encoded by the coding sequence ATGTCTCTTTCCCCCGCAGAGCTCGCAGAACTGCAGCAGGCGCGCACCCTCCTCGATAACCCCGGTCTTGCCGCACGCATCGGCGACGCCCTCGGCTCGCCGATCGAGCGCGGCTTCGAAATGCTGCCCAAGCGCTGGAACGCGGCCGTGATGGGTGCCACGCGCAAGGCCATCGAGACGGCCCTCGACGTCGCACTGCGAACCCTGGACCACGAACGCCGCGACGCGCCCGCGAACCGTTGGCACAAGCTCGCCGTCGGCACTACCGGCGCGGCCGGCGGCGCCTTCGGGCTGGCGGCGCTGGCGATCGAGTTGCCCGTATCGACAACGATCATGCTGCGCTCGATCGCCGACGTCGCCCGCAGCGAAGGCGAGGACCTGCGCAGCCTCGACGCGCGGCTGCAGTGCCTGCAGGTGCTCGCACTGGGCGGCCGTGCGACAGGCGACGACGCGGCCGAAACCGCCTACTTCGCCGCACGCGCCGCAATGGCGAAAGCCGTGTCGGAGGCCGCGCGCTTTCTCGCGCAGCAGGGCGCCGTCGTGCACGGCGCTCCCGTCGTCGTCCGGCTCATCGCGCAGATCGCCTCGCGCTTTTCGATCACCGTGTCGCAGAAGGTCGCTGCGCAGGCGGTGCCGGTGCTCGGCGCCGTCGGCGGCGCGGTTATCAATACCGTGTTCATCGACCACTTCCAGGACATGGCGCGCGGGCACTTCATCGTGCGCCGGCTGGAGCGCCAACACGGTGCAGACGAGGTACGACGGGTGTATAACGGGGTTGCCGGCCGCCGGTAA
- a CDS encoding PEP-CTERM sorting domain-containing protein, translating to MPLRTLITRCALAALLGTTLPSSAGAALTIDAQSLADYGGIATLTITRAGPTASSSESGAAAGISGATSFSIAWLPGGGNLGYPLADPDGLPLYAVDLGALLPGSAPTSLGRYVFDLSQPTAAFDLDDLDLDGPAAGDFDELLALIDADSDRSAWTGSANRGIFTAHYRLMLFDVPEGILAMDLPGGGDAVATAVPEPGVLALVGIGLLGIGISLRRR from the coding sequence ATGCCGTTGCGCACCTTGATTACGCGCTGCGCACTTGCTGCCCTGCTCGGCACGACGCTGCCGTCCTCGGCGGGGGCCGCGCTCACGATCGACGCGCAGAGTCTCGCGGATTATGGTGGCATCGCAACGCTCACGATCACGCGCGCCGGGCCCACCGCATCCTCGAGCGAATCGGGAGCGGCCGCCGGCATCAGCGGCGCAACGAGCTTTTCGATTGCCTGGCTACCGGGCGGCGGAAACCTGGGCTATCCGCTCGCCGATCCGGACGGCCTGCCGCTCTATGCCGTCGATTTGGGCGCGCTATTGCCCGGCAGCGCACCGACCAGCCTGGGCCGATATGTGTTCGATCTGTCGCAGCCCACCGCGGCGTTCGATCTGGACGACCTCGATCTCGACGGCCCCGCGGCCGGCGATTTCGACGAACTCCTCGCGCTGATCGATGCAGACAGCGATCGCTCCGCATGGACCGGCAGCGCAAACCGGGGGATCTTCACCGCCCATTACCGCCTGATGCTCTTCGATGTCCCGGAGGGTATCTTGGCCATGGATCTCCCGGGTGGCGGGGACGCTGTCGCCACGGCCGTACCGGAGCCCGGCGTACTCGCCCTCGTCGGCATCGGCCTGCTCGGCATCGGGATCAGCCTGCGCCGCCGCTGA